The proteins below come from a single Aegilops tauschii subsp. strangulata cultivar AL8/78 chromosome 6, Aet v6.0, whole genome shotgun sequence genomic window:
- the LOC109767352 gene encoding uncharacterized protein: MGSASAASLPTSAGAGENLVLILDFGSQYTHLITRRVRQLGVLSLCVSGTAPLSSLAGLRPRAVVLSGGPHSVHAEGAPSFPEGFLDFAAGAGAHVLGVCYGMQLLVQTLGGAVEPGVRQEYGDMEVEVTAPSSALYGEQGKRQSVWMSHGDEVVRLPEGFEVVARSVQGAIAAIEHREKRFYGLQYHPEVTHSPQGMETLRHFLFDVCGIKADWKMQDVLDEEIKTIKSMVGPDEHVICALSGGVDSTVAATLVHNAIGDRLHCVFVDNGLLRYKEKERVMSTFNSDLHLPVTCIDASEKFLTELKGVKDPEMKRKIIGREFIVVFDEFAHMLEQKIGKRPEYLVQGTLYPDVIESCPPPGSGRTHSHTIKSHHNVGGLPKDMKLKLIEPLKLLFKDEVRKLGSILNVPESFLKRHPFPGPGLAVRVIGDVTAGNALEVLRQVDEIFIQAIKDAGLYDEIWQAFAVFLPVQTVGVQGDQRTHSHVVALRAITSEDGMTANWYDFERPFLVDVVKKICNNVRGVNRVVLDVTSKPPATVEWE; the protein is encoded by the exons atgggcTCCGCCTCCGCGGCCTCCCTCCCGacctccgccggcgccggcgagaaCCTGGTCCTCATCCTCGACTTCGGCTCGCAGTACACCCACCTCATCACCCGCCGCGTCCGCCAGCTGGGGGTCCTATCCCTCTGCGTCTCCGGCACCGCGCCGCTCTCCTCCCTCGCGGGGCTGCGGCCCCGCGCCGTCGTGCTCTCCGGCGGGCCCCACTCGGTCCACGCCGAGGGGGCGCCCTCCTTCCCCGAGGGCTTCCTCGACTTCGCCGCGGGCGCCGGCGCGCACGTCCTCGGCGTCTGCTACGGGATGCAGCTCCTCGTCCAGACCCTCGGCGGCGCCGTCGAGCCCGGCGTAAGGCAGGAGTACGGGGACATGGAGGTGGAGGTCACCGCGCCCTCCTCCGCGCTGTACGGGGAGCAGGGGAAGCGGCAGTCCGTGTGGATGAGCCATGGCGACGAGGTCGTCAGGCTGCCCGAGGGGTTCGAGGTTGTGGCCCGCAGCGTGCAGGGCGCAATCGCCGCCATCGAGCACCGGGAGAAGCGCTTCTATGGGCTCCAGTACCACCCGGAG GTGACACATTCGCCCCAAGGAATGGAAACACTGCGCCACTTTCTTTTTGATGTTTGTGGGATTAAAGCCGACTGGAAGATGCAAGATGTACTGGATGAGGAAATTAAGACCATCAAGAGTATGGTTGGGCCTGATGAACATGTGATTTGTGCGTTATCAGGAGGAGTTGATTCAACAGTTGCAGCCACTCTTGTTCATAACGCAATAGGGGATAGGCTTCATTGTGTTTTTGTGGACAACGGGCTATTGAG ATACAAGGAGAAGGAACGTGTTATGTCAACCTTCAACAGTGACTTGCACCTTCCTGTCACATGTATTGATGCCTCGGAGAAATTTCTTACCGAGTTAAAAGGAGTCAAAGACCCAGAGATGAAAAGAAAGATTATTGGCAGGGAATTCATTGTTGTATTTGATGAATTTGCTCACATGTTAGAACAGAAGATAGGGAAAAGACCTGAATATTTGGTTCAAGGAACATTATACCCTGATGTGATTGAATCATGCCCACCCCCCGGGAGCGGGAGGACACATTCCCACACCATCAAAAGCCATCACAATGTAGGTGGTCTTCCTAAAGATATGAAGTTGAAGCTCATTGAACCACTGAAGCTCCTTTTTAAGGATGAG GTTCGGAAGTTGGGAAGTATCTTAAATGTCCCAGAGTCATTCTTAAAGCGACACCCATTTCCTGGGCCTGGTCTTGCTGTACGTGTCATAGGTGACGTTACAGCAGGCAATGCTTTGGAGGTTCTTCGTCAG GTGGATGAGATTTTTATTCAAGCCATTAAAGATGCAGGCCTCTATGATGAAATTTGGCAAGCTTTTGCTGTGTTTTTGCCTGTCCAAACAGTTGGGGTCCAGGGTGACCAGAGAACTCACTCCCATGTGGTTGCTTTAAGGGCAATTACCAGTGAGGATGGCATGACTGCAAATTG GTATGATTTTGAACGCCCGTTCCTGgttgatgtggtgaagaagatctgCAATAACGTGCGAGGCGTCAACCGTGTTGTCCTGGACGTAACATCAAAGCCACCGGCGACAGTGGAGTGGGAATAG